One stretch of Candidatus Eisenbacteria bacterium DNA includes these proteins:
- a CDS encoding phytanoyl-CoA dioxygenase family protein, with protein MGTPPERHALNTRFTWRSRGGPYRRVTAAQARAWDEDGFFVLEDAFDAATLAAVVAEIDPFEARVTEFLRGRPDGRLFIADAEAITFSVHLVVHSALLRAFCAGPVFRDLAHDLVGPDVRLYWDQAVYKKPEKSRRFPWHQDNGYTYVEPQQYLTCWIALTDATVENGCPWVAPGLHRGGTLRHWMTDLGWECLHDPPGATPVPARAGSIVVFSSLTPHTTGPNLTPHVRKAYIVQFAPDGARIVRDDGTSEPANAPDRQFQVLRSGEPVG; from the coding sequence ATGGGCACGCCGCCCGAGCGTCACGCGCTGAACACCCGGTTCACCTGGCGATCGCGTGGCGGGCCGTATCGACGCGTGACGGCCGCGCAGGCGCGCGCCTGGGACGAGGACGGGTTCTTCGTGCTCGAGGACGCGTTCGACGCGGCGACGCTCGCCGCCGTCGTGGCGGAGATCGACCCGTTCGAGGCCCGCGTGACGGAGTTCCTGCGCGGCCGTCCCGACGGACGGCTCTTCATCGCGGACGCCGAGGCGATCACGTTCAGCGTCCACCTCGTCGTGCACTCGGCGCTCCTGCGCGCCTTCTGCGCGGGGCCCGTCTTCCGGGACCTCGCGCACGACCTCGTGGGCCCCGACGTGCGCCTCTACTGGGACCAGGCGGTCTACAAGAAGCCCGAGAAGTCACGGCGCTTCCCGTGGCACCAGGACAACGGCTACACGTACGTCGAGCCGCAGCAGTATCTCACCTGCTGGATTGCGCTCACCGACGCGACGGTCGAGAACGGCTGTCCCTGGGTCGCGCCCGGCCTGCACCGCGGCGGGACGCTGCGGCACTGGATGACCGACCTCGGCTGGGAGTGCCTCCACGACCCGCCCGGCGCGACGCCCGTACCGGCGCGCGCCGGCAGCATCGTCGTCTTCTCGTCGCTGACGCCGCACACGACCGGGCCGAATCTAACGCCGCACGTCCGCAAGGCGTACATCGTGCAGTTCGCGCCCGACGGTGCGCGCATCGTCCGCGACGACGGCACGAGCGAGCCCGCGAACGCGCCGGATCGGCAGTTCCAGGTCCTGCGAAGCGGCGAGCCCGTTGGCTGA
- a CDS encoding glutamate synthase subunit beta, whose translation MGKITGFLEYERETPHKEAVPQRLKHWHEFEQKMPEEELRIQGARCMDCGIPFCHKGCPLGNIIPDWNDLVYRNRWKDAIDRLHSTNNFPEFTGRICPAPCEEACVLNINNDPVTIKLIEKSIIDYAFKEGWVTPQLPERKTGKKVAVVGSGPAGMACAQQLARAGHDVTLFERESRIGGLLRYGIPDFKMEKHLIDRRMEQMAAEGVTFRTGVHVGVTVAADELRRQFDAVVLSGGATKPRDLPVPGRELAGIHFAMEFLPQQNKVVAGDEITGQILATGKRVVILGGGDTGSDCLGTSNRHGAVSVHQFELLPEPPKDRPPHVWPNWPMILRTSSSHEEGVMRDFSINTKAFLADAQGRVRALRGVRLDWAQENGRPVMKEIPGSEFELPCELVLLALGFLGPETDTAIAQLGCELTERGNVKAGPDYQSTVPGVFACGDARRGQSLVVWAIWEGRECARGVDAYLMGETSLPSSPEL comes from the coding sequence ATGGGTAAGATCACGGGCTTTCTCGAGTACGAGCGCGAGACGCCGCACAAGGAGGCGGTGCCGCAGCGGCTCAAGCACTGGCACGAGTTCGAGCAGAAGATGCCCGAGGAGGAGCTGCGCATCCAGGGCGCGCGCTGCATGGATTGCGGCATTCCGTTCTGCCACAAGGGTTGCCCGCTCGGGAACATCATCCCGGACTGGAACGATCTCGTGTACCGCAACCGCTGGAAGGACGCGATCGATCGCCTGCACTCGACGAACAACTTCCCCGAGTTCACCGGGCGTATCTGCCCCGCGCCCTGCGAGGAGGCGTGTGTCCTCAACATCAACAACGACCCGGTCACGATCAAGCTGATCGAGAAGAGCATCATCGACTACGCCTTCAAGGAGGGCTGGGTGACGCCGCAGCTCCCCGAGCGGAAGACCGGGAAGAAGGTCGCCGTCGTCGGATCGGGCCCGGCCGGAATGGCCTGCGCGCAGCAGCTCGCGCGCGCGGGACACGACGTCACGCTCTTCGAGCGCGAGAGCCGCATCGGCGGGCTGCTCCGCTACGGCATCCCGGACTTCAAGATGGAGAAGCACCTGATCGACCGCCGCATGGAGCAGATGGCGGCCGAGGGGGTGACCTTCCGCACCGGCGTGCACGTCGGCGTGACGGTCGCGGCCGACGAGCTCCGGCGCCAGTTCGACGCCGTCGTGCTCTCGGGGGGCGCCACCAAGCCCCGCGACCTGCCCGTGCCCGGCCGCGAGCTCGCGGGCATCCACTTCGCGATGGAGTTCCTGCCGCAGCAGAACAAGGTCGTCGCGGGCGACGAGATCACCGGGCAGATCCTGGCGACCGGCAAGCGCGTCGTCATCCTCGGCGGCGGCGACACCGGCTCGGACTGCCTCGGCACCTCGAACCGCCACGGCGCCGTCTCGGTGCACCAGTTCGAGCTCCTGCCCGAGCCGCCGAAGGACCGCCCGCCCCACGTGTGGCCCAACTGGCCGATGATCCTGCGCACCTCGAGCTCGCACGAGGAAGGCGTGATGCGCGACTTCAGCATCAACACCAAGGCCTTCCTCGCCGATGCGCAGGGCCGCGTGCGGGCGCTGCGCGGCGTGCGGCTCGACTGGGCGCAGGAGAACGGCCGTCCGGTCATGAAGGAGATTCCCGGCAGCGAGTTCGAGCTGCCGTGCGAGCTCGTGCTGCTGGCCCTGGGCTTCCTCGGCCCCGAGACCGACACGGCGATCGCGCAGCTCGGCTGCGAGCTGACCGAGCGCGGCAACGTGAAGGCGGGCCCCGACTACCAGTCGACGGTGCCGGGCGTGTTCGCCTGCGGCGACGCGCGCCGCGGCCAGTCGCTCGTCGTGTGGGCGATCTGGGAAGGGCGCGAATGCGCGCGCGGCGTCGACGCGTACCTCATGGGCGAGACGTCGCTGCCGTCGAGCCCCGAGCTGTAG
- the gltB gene encoding glutamate synthase large subunit produces MAQRSTQWLRDPRIEHDACGVGFVVNVKGERSHDIVQKGLTVLQNLTHRGACGCDPLTGDGAGILMQMPDAFLRREAKSLRIDLPAPGDYGVGMVFLPAEVHQRNECERIIEKVVREEGQKVLGWRHVPIDETKPGPVAQKAMPVIRQVFVGAGRHTKGPTALERKLYVIRKRVENLVRTSTMPESERFYMPSLSARTIVYKGLLLPEQIPAFYHDLVDPLFVSAIALVHQRFSTNTFPSWDRAHPYRFIAHNGEINTLRGNVNWMHARQAMFASPDFDDVMKLFPICDPATSDSGNFDNALELLVHTGRSLPHAVMMMIPEAWQGHESMGPSKRAFYEYHACLMEPWDGPASIAFTDGRVVGAVLDRNGLRPSRYVVTKDGFVVMASEVGVLDIAPENVEHKDRLQPGRMFLVDTEQGRIVGDEEIKESMAVRKPYRQWLDLNLKHLDDLPEAEVLAPAHSPDTLLTRQQAFGYTIEDLRILMTPMALNGQEAVGSMGTDTPLAVLSDRPQLLFNYFKQLFAQVTNPPIDPIREELVMSVQTTIGPQQNLFEETPEHAAQLQLKSPILSDEQLAQVKALDEGSLRAITLPILFPAKLGGEGLGAALDELCERASDAVTQGYTILVLSDRGVSERKVPIPSLLAVGAVHHHLIREGTRMRVGIVLESGEPREVQHFSLLLAYGAGAVNPYLAYETLRDMEMEGVIRDVDQETALKNYRKAIDKGVLKVMTKMGISTLHSYRGAQIFEAIGLSRRVIDRYFTWTASRIEGIGLDVIAEEAQRRHDYAFQVSPALDGELDVGGQYQWRRRGEHHMYNPNTVAKLQHAVRKGDYRLFKEYTATANDESRRLCTIRGLLRFKPGTPIPIDDVEPASEIVKRFKTGAMSLGSISREAHENLAIAMNRIGGKSNTGEGGEDSVRYQRDPNGDLRRSAIKQVASGRFGVTSYYLVNADELQIKMAQGAKPGEGGQLPGHKVDEYIARIRYSTPGVGLISPPPHHDIYSIEDLAQLIHDLKNSNDRARISVKLVAEVGVGTVAAGVSKAKADVVLISGDSGGTGASPLTSIKHAGIPWELGLAETQQILVANDLRGRIRVETDGQLKTGRDVAIAALLGAEEYGFASSALVATGCIMMRVCHLNTCPVGIATQDPRLRKKFEGKPEHVVNYMMFLAEELREVMAELGFRTVADMVGRVDALDVRDVSEHWKARGVDLSAILHKPDVPPEVAIRCVTTQDHGLEKALDRTLIARAAPALERREKVTLDLPITNRNRTACTMLSAEVSRRHGAEGLPPDTIRLKFTGSAGQSFCAWLAPGIAVELEGDANDYFAKGISAGRVVVYPPKRASFVAEDNIIVGNVSLYGATGGEVFLRGQAGERFCVRNSGATAVVEGVGDHGCEYMTKGTVVVLGKTGRNFAAGMSGGVAYVLDEDGTFEGHCNKGMVGLDPLTAQDERTLRELVERHGALTGSAVAARILGEWDRVRTRFVKVMPTDYKAVLARQHLDTDAARVAAI; encoded by the coding sequence TCGTGCAGAAGGGGCTGACGGTTCTCCAGAACCTGACGCACCGTGGGGCGTGCGGCTGCGACCCGTTGACCGGCGACGGCGCGGGCATCCTCATGCAGATGCCCGACGCGTTCCTGCGGCGCGAGGCGAAGTCGCTTCGCATCGACCTGCCGGCGCCCGGCGATTACGGCGTCGGGATGGTCTTCCTCCCCGCCGAGGTGCACCAGCGCAACGAGTGCGAACGCATCATCGAGAAGGTCGTGCGCGAGGAGGGCCAGAAGGTCCTCGGCTGGCGGCACGTCCCGATCGACGAGACGAAGCCGGGTCCGGTCGCGCAGAAGGCCATGCCCGTCATTCGCCAGGTGTTCGTCGGCGCCGGCCGCCACACCAAGGGCCCCACGGCCCTCGAGCGCAAGCTGTACGTCATCCGCAAGCGGGTCGAGAACCTCGTGCGCACCTCGACCATGCCGGAATCGGAGCGGTTCTACATGCCGAGCCTCTCGGCGCGCACGATCGTCTACAAGGGCCTGCTGCTCCCCGAGCAGATCCCGGCCTTCTACCACGACCTGGTCGATCCCCTGTTCGTGTCGGCGATCGCGCTCGTCCACCAGCGCTTCTCGACCAACACGTTCCCGTCGTGGGACCGCGCGCATCCCTACCGGTTCATCGCGCACAACGGTGAGATCAACACGCTGCGCGGCAACGTCAACTGGATGCACGCGCGCCAGGCGATGTTCGCCTCCCCCGACTTCGACGACGTCATGAAGCTCTTCCCGATCTGCGATCCCGCGACCAGCGACTCGGGAAACTTCGACAACGCGCTCGAGCTCCTCGTCCACACCGGGCGCTCGCTGCCGCACGCGGTCATGATGATGATCCCCGAGGCGTGGCAGGGCCACGAGAGCATGGGCCCGAGCAAGCGCGCGTTCTACGAGTACCACGCGTGCCTGATGGAGCCGTGGGACGGCCCGGCCTCGATCGCCTTCACCGACGGTCGGGTCGTGGGTGCGGTCCTCGACCGCAACGGCCTGCGGCCGTCGCGCTACGTCGTCACCAAGGACGGCTTCGTCGTGATGGCGTCCGAGGTCGGCGTGCTCGACATCGCGCCCGAGAACGTCGAGCACAAGGATCGCCTGCAGCCCGGTCGCATGTTCCTGGTCGACACCGAGCAGGGACGGATCGTCGGCGACGAGGAGATCAAGGAGTCCATGGCGGTACGCAAGCCGTACCGCCAGTGGCTCGACCTCAACCTGAAGCACCTGGACGACCTGCCCGAGGCCGAGGTCCTCGCGCCGGCCCATTCGCCCGACACGCTCCTCACCCGCCAGCAGGCGTTCGGCTACACGATCGAGGATCTGCGCATCCTCATGACGCCGATGGCCCTGAACGGCCAGGAGGCGGTGGGCTCCATGGGTACCGACACACCGCTCGCCGTCCTGTCGGACCGCCCGCAGCTCCTGTTCAACTACTTCAAGCAGCTCTTCGCGCAGGTGACGAACCCGCCGATCGACCCGATCCGCGAGGAGCTCGTCATGTCGGTGCAGACGACGATCGGGCCGCAGCAGAACCTCTTCGAGGAGACGCCCGAGCACGCGGCGCAGCTCCAGCTGAAGAGCCCCATCCTCAGCGACGAGCAGCTGGCGCAGGTGAAGGCGCTCGACGAGGGATCGCTGCGCGCCATCACCCTGCCGATCCTGTTTCCCGCGAAGCTCGGCGGCGAGGGGCTCGGGGCCGCCCTCGACGAGCTGTGCGAGCGCGCCTCCGACGCCGTGACACAGGGCTACACGATCCTCGTCCTCTCCGATCGCGGCGTCTCCGAGCGCAAGGTGCCGATCCCGTCGCTGCTGGCCGTCGGCGCCGTGCACCACCATCTCATCCGCGAAGGCACGCGCATGCGCGTCGGCATCGTGCTCGAGTCGGGCGAGCCGCGCGAGGTGCAGCACTTCAGCCTGCTCCTCGCCTACGGCGCGGGCGCGGTGAACCCGTATCTCGCCTACGAGACCCTGCGCGACATGGAGATGGAAGGCGTCATCCGCGACGTCGACCAGGAGACGGCGCTCAAGAACTATCGCAAGGCGATCGACAAGGGCGTCCTGAAGGTCATGACCAAGATGGGGATCTCGACGCTGCACAGCTACCGTGGCGCGCAGATCTTCGAGGCGATCGGTCTCTCCCGCCGGGTGATCGACCGCTACTTCACCTGGACCGCGTCGCGCATCGAGGGCATCGGCCTCGACGTCATCGCCGAGGAGGCCCAGCGCCGCCACGACTACGCGTTCCAGGTCTCGCCCGCGCTCGACGGCGAGCTCGACGTCGGCGGCCAGTACCAGTGGCGCCGCCGCGGCGAGCACCACATGTACAATCCCAACACCGTGGCGAAGCTCCAGCACGCGGTGCGCAAGGGCGACTACCGCCTCTTCAAGGAGTACACGGCGACGGCGAACGACGAGAGCCGGCGCCTGTGCACCATTCGCGGGCTCCTGCGCTTCAAGCCGGGCACGCCGATCCCCATCGACGACGTCGAGCCGGCGTCCGAGATCGTCAAGCGCTTCAAGACGGGCGCCATGTCGCTCGGCTCGATCTCGCGCGAGGCGCACGAGAACCTCGCCATCGCCATGAACCGGATCGGCGGCAAGTCGAACACCGGCGAAGGCGGCGAGGACTCCGTCCGCTACCAGCGCGATCCGAACGGCGACTTGCGCCGTAGCGCCATCAAGCAGGTGGCGTCGGGACGGTTCGGCGTCACCAGCTACTACCTCGTCAACGCCGACGAGCTGCAGATCAAGATGGCGCAGGGTGCGAAGCCCGGCGAGGGCGGCCAGCTCCCCGGCCACAAGGTCGACGAGTACATCGCCAGGATCCGCTACTCGACGCCCGGCGTCGGCCTGATCTCGCCGCCGCCGCACCACGACATCTACTCGATCGAGGACCTCGCGCAGCTCATCCACGACCTCAAGAACTCGAACGACCGCGCGCGCATCAGCGTGAAGCTGGTGGCCGAGGTCGGCGTCGGGACGGTCGCGGCCGGCGTGTCGAAGGCGAAGGCCGACGTCGTCCTGATCAGCGGCGACTCCGGCGGCACGGGCGCGTCACCGCTGACCTCGATCAAGCACGCCGGCATCCCGTGGGAGCTCGGCCTCGCCGAGACGCAGCAGATCCTGGTGGCCAACGACCTCCGCGGCCGCATCCGGGTCGAGACCGACGGCCAGCTGAAGACCGGGCGCGACGTCGCGATCGCGGCGCTGCTCGGCGCCGAGGAGTACGGCTTCGCGTCGTCGGCCCTCGTCGCGACGGGCTGCATCATGATGCGCGTCTGCCATCTCAACACCTGCCCCGTGGGCATCGCGACGCAGGACCCGCGGCTGCGCAAGAAGTTCGAAGGCAAGCCCGAGCACGTCGTCAACTACATGATGTTCCTCGCCGAGGAGCTGCGCGAGGTGATGGCCGAGCTCGGGTTCCGCACCGTCGCGGACATGGTCGGCCGCGTCGACGCGCTCGACGTGCGCGACGTCTCCGAGCACTGGAAGGCGCGGGGCGTCGACCTCTCCGCGATCCTCCACAAGCCGGACGTGCCGCCCGAGGTCGCGATCCGGTGCGTCACGACGCAGGACCACGGCCTGGAGAAGGCGCTCGATCGCACGCTCATCGCCAGGGCGGCGCCGGCGCTCGAGCGACGCGAGAAGGTGACACTGGACCTGCCGATCACGAACCGAAACCGAACGGCCTGCACGATGCTGTCGGCGGAGGTCTCGCGCCGCCACGGCGCCGAGGGCCTGCCGCCCGACACCATCCGGCTGAAGTTCACGGGCTCGGCCGGCCAGAGCTTCTGCGCCTGGCTCGCGCCGGGCATCGCGGTCGAGCTCGAAGGCGACGCGAACGACTACTTCGCGAAGGGCATCTCGGCCGGGCGCGTCGTCGTGTACCCGCCCAAGCGGGCGAGCTTCGTCGCCGAGGACAACATCATCGTCGGCAACGTGTCGCTGTACGGCGCGACGGGCGGCGAGGTCTTCCTGCGCGGCCAGGCGGGCGAGCGCTTCTGCGTCCGCAACAGCGGCGCGACGGCCGTCGTCGAGGGCGTCGGCGACCACGGCTGCGAGTACATGACGAAGGGCACGGTCGTCGTGCTCGGCAAGACCGGGCGCAACTTCGCGGCCGGCATGTCGGGCGGCGTCGCCTACGTCCTCGACGAGGACGGCACCTTCGAAGGCCACTGCAACAAGGGCATGGTCGGGCTCGACCCGCTGACCGCGCAGGACGAGCGGACGCTGCGGGAGCTGGTGGAGCGCCACGGCGCGCTCACCGGGTCCGCCGTCGCGGCGCGCATCCTGGGCGAGTGGGACCGCGTGCGCACGCGGTTCGTGAAGGTCATGCCGACCGACTACAAGGCCGTGCTCGCACGGCAGCACCTCGACACCGATGCGGCGCGCGTCGCCGCGATCTAG